The following are from one region of the Magallana gigas chromosome 6, xbMagGiga1.1, whole genome shotgun sequence genome:
- the LOC105341309 gene encoding ankyrin repeat and LEM domain-containing protein 1, which yields MATASQLLDALSREDNVLSEQLLQRGADPNEVLPLGGVAPMHIAAGLSGDATELLLNYGGNPNIRSVEGTTPMHVACMWGKRDALTALLQNGGDPFIKDQDGETAFGSAAKLSQHNCLETIKSHMSDDLSSNSSTLTQLLTKNNFCMDVTSPDHPYIDEKGRRNDTLTSEDSFVTCANESFQETCNQSHRSPGLGPNWNSKEDECAKGDFVKEDILKEENTLKSENCVYEIYKNQEDLPECYIIDFGQGNLSDLMTSDESFCPQNEENFLKKFSSMDIKSPSRRKVFTPPVTLPSSLPANLSDLLTSDESFVPPTTSKVNFAKSLNNLALNSPSKVEFVRQWHQQNFPSPTIGQSEDSFDPDETVLYDPYEDLGSINSETTIHYWADPATGNKLIERHIPSSFCGSSGRPSLNASICTVSTVDSQKTELYDWKCYTQTVDDNDNRLSDKEIRQKLQSLGDCPGPITPSTRQTYLTRLKHLQTNATLGQLGITKTLPDYPSVLRTALDGKFDSLGLREMEEDLIKTFSDKSLSSTWREGTIKSSFNYLLLDSRVTQDLPNRADNLGELETFQKFIGAIFYIGKGKRARPYSHLFEALNHKQGKAGKKVQHIIDIWKDGFGVVSLHCFQSVIPVEAYTREACMVDAIGLHRLTNIKRGDVYGPATSWQMKDRQRFGVYLLKKALQIFLGEGERQISPADIKR from the exons ATGGCGACTGCATCACAGTTACTAGATGCGTTAAGCAGGGAAGATAATGT GTTATCAGAGCAATTACTTCAAAGAGGAGCAGACCCAAATGAGGTGCTTCCTTTGGGAGGGGTGGCTCCCATGCATATAGCAGCGGGACTGAGTGGTGATGCCACAGAGCTCTTACTGAACTATGGGGGAAACCCAAATATCAG atcAGTTGAGGGAACTACACCAATGCATGTTGCATGTATGTGGGGAAAAAGAGATGCTCTTACTGCTCTTTTACAAAATGGTGGTGACCCTTTCATAAAAGATCAG GATGGGGAGACAGCATTTGGCAGCGCTGCAAAGTTAAGTCAACACAATTGCTTAGAAACTATCAAGTCACACATGTCTG ATGATCTGAGTTCAAATTCCAGTACTTTGACACAGCTACTGACCAAAAACAACTTCTGCATGGATGTAACTTCACCTG ATCATCCATATATTGATGAGAAAGGCAGAAGAAATGACACTCTGACCTCGGAGGATTCCTTTGTGACCTGTGCCAACGAAAGTTTTCAGGAGACATGTAACCAATCACACAGAAGCCCAGGCTTGGGCCCTAATTGGAATTCCAAAGAGGATGAATGTGCAAAGGGTGACTTTGTGAAAGAGGATATTCTTAAGGAAGAAAATACTTTGAAAAGTGAAAATTGTGtttatgaaatatacaaaaatcaGGAAGATTTACCAGAGTGTTATATCATAGACTTTGGTCAAGGGAATTTGAGTGATCTAATGACTTCAGATGAAAGTTTCTGTCCACAGAATGAagaaaactttttgaaaaaatttagtTCAATGGACATCAAATCTCCAAGCCGAAGGAAAGTTTTCACACCTCCTGTTACTTTGCCTTCATCTTTACCAGCTAATCTCAGTGACCTTTTGACCTCTGATGAGAGCTTTGTTCCTCCAACTACAAGTAAGGTCAATTTTGCTAAGAGTTTGAACAACCTAGCTTTGAACTCCCCAAGCAAGGTTGAGTTTGTAAGACAATGGCATCAACAAAATTTCCCCTCACCCACTATTGGACAGTCAGAAGATTCTTTTGATCCTGATGAAACAGTTCTCTATGATCCATATGAAGATCTGGGCAGTATAAATTCTGAAACAACCATTCACTACTGGGCAGATCCTGCGACTGGAAACAAGTTGATTGAAAGACATATTCCTTCATCCTTTTGTGGAAGCAGTGGTCGACCATCCCTTAATGCAAGCATTTGTACCGTGTCAACAGTAGATTCCCAAAAGACAGAGCTGTATGATTGGAAGTGTTACACACAAACTGTTGATGACAACGACAATAGACTGTCAGACAAGGAAATCCGCCAGAAGTTACAAAGCTTAGGTGACTGTCCAGGACCCATAACTCCATCCACCAGACAAACCTATTTAACTAGGTTGAAGCATCTGCAGACTAATGCAACACTTGGGCAGCTTGGAATCACTAAAACACTACCAG ATTACCCCTCGGTATTACGTACAGCTCTCGATGGGAAGTTTGACTCTCTGGGTCTGAGAGAAATGGAGGAGGATTTAATAAAAACTTTTAGTGACAAGAGTCTGAGCTCCACTTGGAGGGAAGGGACCATAAAATCCTCCTTCAATTATCTGCTCTTGGATTCTCGCGTCACCCAGGATCTACCAAACAGAGCGGATAATTTAG GGGAATTggaaacatttcaaaaatttattggAGCGATTTTTTACATTGGTAAAGGGAAAAGGGCAAGACCCTATTCTCATCTCTTTGAAGCTTTAAATCACAAGCAAGGCAAG gcagGAAAAAAAGTGCAGCATATTATTGATATATGGAAGGATGGGTTTGGAGTTGTCTCCCTTCATTGCTTCCAGAGTGTGATCCCAGTGGAGGCTTACACACGAGAAGCCTGTATGGTTGACGCCATTG GTTTGCATAGATTAACCAATATCAAAAGAGGGGATGTTTATGGGCCAGCCACTTCATGGCAGATGAAAGATCGCCAAAGGTTTGGTGTTTATCTTCTGAAAAAGGCACTCCAAATATTTCTTGGGGAGGGAGAAAGACAGATATCTCCTGCAGACATCAAAAGATAG